The following is a genomic window from Malus sylvestris chromosome 12, drMalSylv7.2, whole genome shotgun sequence.
TGCAGGGGCTTAATCCTTTTATGTTCATCTTTGCTGTTGTTGGAAATGCAGCTTACGTCGCAAGGTGAATATTGCTTAAACTTTCATGGTTCTTTTACTACTGTTTGGCCTTTTGATTTACAGCCATTTACTTTAGCGTAAGTTTGAAAGTAAATGGTGTATTTTCTTACCACGATGTGGGATGTTTCGAGTGTTAATTTTATCTGTTTCACCAACGGTCGTGGTTCTTTGTTGTCTAGCATTTTGGTGAACAGCATGGAGTGGTCGAAAATCAGTCCGAATCTTGCATGGCTGGTGGATGCTGGAGGATGCATGCTTCTGGATATTTTTGTATCCTTTTTATATCGTCACTATTTCATATGTTTCTTCAAACATAGCATACTTGGTTACTTTGTTAAATAGTACAAGCGCATTCACATACTGGAAAGATTTGTTATTGTAGTTTCCTTCGAACATTGAACTTTTTTCTTGCAGAACAAGCAATATCTTGAACAATCTGAAATTCTTGTACCTTAATGTAGTTTAGATACTACTTCAATTCTTCCAATACTGGAGACACCGAAATGTAGAGGGTAAGGATAGACACTCCAATGCAGCCTAGTGAATGAAGGAATCACATAAAAAACTTCAAGGTATGcatctctctcgctctctctttcGTCATGTTGGCGTGGCTTCTTGGCTTTAAGATGTTCTGTTGTGGCATATGGTATTGTCAGTTTCGAGTTGCATCATTTCGCTTAAACTTTGTTGGGTTCGTGATGTGTAGAGAATGATAAAAACCGTTAAATGAAGATTTTATTTTCCTCTCGAAACATCGGTCATTAGCTGTCAACTTTGATGTTCTACAAATCATTCTGTTGTGCTACATAGTTCTTGTAGTAGCAGACACAGATTTGAACCTGAGATTCATAAAATCTTGAACCTGACATTCTCTAATGCTATAATCTAATTTACTTCACTTTCTCTGAATCAGGATTCAGAATTTTCCAGGGAGCCATGTACGTGAATGAATCTTCGTCGCTACCTTTTCGGGATTTCTTCCAATCCGATCTGATCCCGTCCAGTTTCGTCGATTCTGCATCCTTACATTAGCAGATGAGATCGGTGTCTGCAATTTTCAGCTGTTACATTCAGAATTGTTTTTGTTGCTACTTATCCTTACTTCGCCCCCAGCTATCGCTGTTGACAGTGTTATTTTTCGATTTTCCAGTTTTGCCTCACTGGGAATTGACAACAAAGaacatctttttttctttgaaaaaaaataaactacAAAATTTTCATACTTTGTAAATCAGGATTTAACGCTTATTAAGCGCAGAGGAGAGGCACATTGTTGTAGTCAACTTGGTCCGAGCATCAGGGTTTAACGCTTGGTGTAAATTTCAGCAACATGTTGTCGAACACCCTTTATTACTTCCGGCATGTTTTCAACTACCCAAGTGAACCCGCACAATTATTTGAGACATCCACCATATTTATTGAGAAACGAACTTCACACCCGACGCTTTGGCCTCTCTTTACCTTCATCTCGTGTTTGGGATCACAAGCTCCCTTGAATCtccacccatccaccattttttttatcagCGGATGGGTCAATTCGAACTTTGAGACATCTTCCAACATTGAAAAAAGAAGTACCGCTAGACCAATAATTTTGATGCCCTGGACCGAAGCCAATGGTGGAAACTAGAGGAAGACCAAAAGACCAGataatttcattaaaatgacTTTTCAATACACACTTAAAAAGACTAATACATTTACACAAAAGGGTGATGCTCTGGACACAATGGAATACTTCAGTCCACTGGCACCTTAGCATTCGAAAATATTCCAGGCAACTTTGAATCTATCTCTTTACAAAGGAATGGTAATAAATACAGCAAAATATTCTTTAACAAAAATTCGTCAGGAGTCGAGAAATCAATGATTTTTTCGATCCCCTATTGTTACTAGGGAGCTGTATGCAAACATATCCATATAATTTTTAAATCCTGAGGTCCGCCACCAACAGACTTAACCCTAAAAGCTcagaaattttgtgaaaaacgaTGCTCACCTGCGCAGAATCCGTCAAGCAGTCCCAAAATAGTTTCCAGAGCAAGGAACAGTGCAAACATCACATTCTGTTCCAACGTATATCTCCATCCTTTTACACGAATATTCTGTTCCAATTTCCAAGCAATAGACTCCAGATGATTATCACATTGGACAATCGACATCATGTATAAAATAACTTCTTACAAAATTTCATGTCATTGCAGCCAGGAACGGTTTATGATCCAGATGACAAGGTATCACTCCTAATGCAGTGGCCCTTGAAAAAATGTCTTACCCCGATGTATCAATTTCCTTCCCAGAATCATCCTCATTTATGTTTCTCCTCAACCTTCTTAGCCATATATCATAGTCCATGGGATATGGTGTCCCACATAGACTATCAACATAATCGGCAAACGCTTTCAAAACGGTTGAGGCCTCACCTAACTTCTGCTGAATTAATCTCCTGGACCAATAAGTCTCTCTCCACTGCAGTGCCCCCTCAACCGAATCAAGATCAGGTAAAACCCCACCACAGGAAATATAAAGCATGTAAACAAGGCTCTCTGCATCTGAAGCTGAGCATAGCTTTCCCTCCTGGAGAGCATAAGTTGAAGAGAAATGAAGGTTCATTGAAGGGCGGTCCCTATCGTCAAGAATAGCACGTCCCCAAccaataagaacaaaataaggTTGCTTCTCGGCAGACCTGACACAAATCACATTCTCAGGCCTGATGTCTCCATGGCGAATTCCTGCAGAAGTAGCAGTTGAAAGTGCAGATAAGCAATCATGGCAACACCTGATCGCGTCCTCCATACCAAATCTGGCCTCGCTTATCATATGAGCCACTGTTTCGCCAACTGGGCTGGTCACAAGAATCGGGGTGCCACACCAGGGGTGATCACAGTTTCCACCCGAGCTGGGTTTCTGACACTGACCAGGGTGAATAATCCTGCCAGAAGCACTTAACTGAGGTAGATACTTGCTAGAGAGACCTTTCTGTTTCATAATAGTCAATATTTTCGTCTGCCTCTGAACTTGATACCACAGATTCATATCCTCCCATGCAGGCTCCAGCTGGGAAGGATGAGAACCAACATATAGAAAGAAACTTTTCTGAGGTTCTTCAACGGGAGATGCAATGTAATATGGATGTTCATTATTATTCAAGACTTGACTGATATGGTAACCCTTTTGCCAGTTAGAATCCTCCAACCATAATACAGATCCTACTTCTAGCTTCATTAACTGTTTGGTCtcaatttttgcagaatcatcCTGAACTTCAACAATTTCAGGGGACACACTACGCTGCTGGAACCGATAAAGACCATTTCCATTCGCCCGGGAATTCCCCAACTGCCTCTCAGTCCTTCTTGCTTGGAGGCGAGGACCATGATCAGCAGCTAAATCCTCTACCGAGTGCTTGGGAAATCCAGCAAATTGCACGATACAATGGAAGGTAGCAAAAAGTACCTGTAAGGCACCAACGTCTCCCCAGTTGGCATTTCCAACCTTGTTCCAGATCCTATCAATCGACGAGACTGCAATCCTAGAATGATTTGTAATCCATTCAGCAGCACATTCGTAAACATTATTGGCATCAAACACCATCTTATTTACATCTCCTTCAACCTTTACTACTCCACCATACTGAGAATCAACAAGAAGAATAAACACAGAGTTTGAACTCTGAGAGTAGTTCATTCTGCTCAAGCTTCTTGATAATAGTACACGAATAGCATAGAAAAGGGCCTCGCCTAAAACAGATAGAGAAAGCTGCCCGTCACTATCCATGGAAAAGTTTCTGATATCAGGCCTTAAAAGAGACAGTTCAAGAATATGATCCCACCTCCCACGGGGATGTCTAGGGTTTGTAAGCAATAAACCAGTAGCGCAAAGACCTCCAAGCTTACCATCCGCAACTGCCTTCTCAGCCTGGTAGAATTTTAAGTTTTCATTGTATAGACAAGCAACAGAAAAAGGCATGGGTCCATCCTGATTCCAGAATGCTTCCCACAATCCCTTCGCACCAGCATGTAAAAAATCTTCAATGGCAAGATAAGCAGTTGCTTCAACAGCATCAGATGTTGAAGCGTAAACGGAATTGGGCATCCTAATCACCTGCTGAAATGAAATCCCTTCCAATGCATAGTCAAACTTTTGAAGTTCTATCATCTCAAAAGGCACATCAAAGGCCGGTTTCTTTGGTTCTGATTCACTGGATATAGATTCAAACCAGTCTTCCAGTTGTGCAGTAAGCATGCCACTGTCTACAAATCTATGAAGAAACTCCTTGCAGTTACGAGACCTACTGCCAGATGATGCACTAGACCTCTTTGTCCCAGACCCAACCGATTCCTGGTCTGGGGACACACCTGCCAAATAAAGTATAATAATGTTGATCAGCTAAATGGGATTCCAAACAAGAATATGCACATGAATCTacatgtgtgtttgtgtactatTTCTTCACAAGGGCATCCACACAGTTGATATATACCAATAAACTGACACAATTGTTACTGATCGACTTTAAAAAATGATAGAAAAGCTGTGCAGTTATCAAAATTTGGCAATCCGTGCTTCTCTACCTTTTTCTATCACTTTTATAAGAATCACAAAAGCTTTATTAATGATGAGCGGAGAacaaaggtcgtacccagtgcacaaggctcccactttacgcagggtctgggagaggtgaatgtcggctaaccttacccccatttatggagaggctgctcccaaaatGATGAGCGGAGAACAATGGAAATAAAATTGAACATAAatccaacaaataaaaaactaataagAGTTTTTGTAGACTATTAAAATCCGTGTTTGCACTCCATAGCTTTTTCTGGTCAAATGCTATaccttatatatattattctttgttttagtttttcatTCTTGGTCATCCTTATATGATATACGTAATGCATTCCCTCATGGTTGTGATTCCTTGGGCCCTACTCTCACACCACTCTCCTAATTTTTATCCTTGTTTCCTTTATCGAGTATGCTGTATTTCATTTTCCACCTAGTTTTACATTTAATCTTCTTCCACTATTCAATCCCCAAGTTCCACCAAAAGCAATACCTTTCCTCACTTAGCCATGTCCTCCTCCTCCAACATCATACTTGCATGGTtccaaatctgcccaacaaATAATTGTCTCTCTATTATGCATCTAAGCTATTGGCTCTTTTGCAACCAATTGCGGCGACAATAAGGTGCCACGTACATCCCATCCACGTAATCATTTGGATCATTTTTTTCCATAACAAATTAGATACAATATGAACCAATTGTTTAAACAAGAGAATCATAAACATGATCACCACTAATTCAGATTAGAAGACACCAATCAAATGA
Proteins encoded in this region:
- the LOC126593484 gene encoding uncharacterized protein LOC126593484, which translates into the protein MNELLRWTGLRWKGLRWIGLLALTAMEGVSPDQESVGSGTKRSSASSGSRSRNCKEFLHRFVDSGMLTAQLEDWFESISSESEPKKPAFDVPFEMIELQKFDYALEGISFQQVIRMPNSVYASTSDAVEATAYLAIEDFLHAGAKGLWEAFWNQDGPMPFSVACLYNENLKFYQAEKAVADGKLGGLCATGLLLTNPRHPRGRWDHILELSLLRPDIRNFSMDSDGQLSLSVLGEALFYAIRVLLSRSLSRMNYSQSSNSVFILLVDSQYGGVVKVEGDVNKMVFDANNVYECAAEWITNHSRIAVSSIDRIWNKVGNANWGDVGALQVLFATFHCIVQFAGFPKHSVEDLAADHGPRLQARRTERQLGNSRANGNGLYRFQQRSVSPEIVEVQDDSAKIETKQLMKLEVGSVLWLEDSNWQKGYHISQVLNNNEHPYYIASPVEEPQKSFFLYVGSHPSQLEPAWEDMNLWYQVQRQTKILTIMKQKGLSSKYLPQLSASGRIIHPGQCQKPSSGGNCDHPWCGTPILVTSPVGETVAHMISEARFGMEDAIRCCHDCLSALSTATSAGIRHGDIRPENVICVRSAEKQPYFVLIGWGRAILDDRDRPSMNLHFSSTYALQEGKLCSASDAESLVYMLYISCGGVLPDLDSVEGALQWRETYWSRRLIQQKLGEASTVLKAFADYVDSLCGTPYPMDYDIWLRRLRRNINEDDSGKEIDTSG